A single genomic interval of Amycolatopsis albispora harbors:
- a CDS encoding DUF3239 domain-containing protein, whose translation MPRVSESAWPAGDPRRFFDAPIDAEQLRASSPNIHARAIAVTVGLVAGAVLIALGWWAIADGRWWSVVLGILVVLAGLYAVVRGFRAEHAVKPFRGGQLVPGVVVQQADGKVEILVLGDISRDPVSPPRFAYRLISFRAREGTQFVPGQWVPCVMHGFVGPGRRDTWWNFEASPISWATADAAVLQNADRMIPEAEWTQLLTGAERITELRRRLSRLLVIPDTELPETLRRPASRIGVPVEWQETGRARFVGSLSDRVHPAMP comes from the coding sequence ATGCCCCGGGTGAGTGAGTCAGCGTGGCCGGCGGGTGACCCGCGGCGATTCTTCGACGCTCCGATCGATGCCGAGCAGCTGCGCGCCAGCAGCCCCAACATCCACGCCAGGGCGATCGCGGTGACCGTGGGCCTGGTGGCGGGCGCGGTCCTGATCGCGCTGGGCTGGTGGGCCATCGCCGACGGGCGGTGGTGGTCGGTGGTGCTGGGCATCCTGGTGGTGCTCGCCGGGCTGTACGCGGTGGTGCGCGGCTTCCGCGCCGAGCACGCGGTCAAGCCCTTCCGCGGCGGGCAGCTGGTGCCGGGTGTGGTGGTGCAGCAGGCCGACGGCAAGGTCGAGATCCTGGTGCTCGGCGACATCTCCCGCGACCCGGTTTCGCCGCCGCGCTTCGCCTACCGGCTGATTTCGTTCCGCGCCCGCGAAGGCACGCAGTTTGTGCCCGGCCAGTGGGTTCCGTGCGTGATGCACGGGTTCGTCGGCCCCGGCAGGCGCGACACCTGGTGGAACTTCGAGGCCTCCCCGATCTCCTGGGCGACGGCCGACGCGGCGGTGCTGCAGAACGCCGACCGCATGATCCCCGAAGCCGAGTGGACGCAACTGCTCACCGGCGCCGAGCGCATCACCGAACTGCGCCGCCGGCTGAGCAGGCTGCTGGTCATCCCGGACACCGAGCTGCCGGAGACCCTGCGCCGCCCGGCCAGCCGGATCGGCGTGCCGGTCGAATGGCAGGAAACCGGGCGCGCGCGATTCGTCGGCTCGCTTTCGGACCGCGTCCACCCCGCCATGCCCTGA